Part of the Poecilia reticulata strain Guanapo linkage group LG2, Guppy_female_1.0+MT, whole genome shotgun sequence genome is shown below.
TTTAGCGgttgcaggatttctcttttgactCTGGTTAAATATTTCTCCCTGTAGAGCTAGACGTGcgcatttgttttctttagttacCCAGAAACTACAgtttgtttcctgcttttggtgCGGTTTCCGGTCCGCTTGTATCCGCATATGCTTTTGAACTGCACCAGAGKTCACTTCACCTGAACCGAAATCTGTTCAGAGTTTGATTCACTCGTCCTCAAACGATCCCGACATTGTAGATgtctaaaacaaactttagttcgttttagaaaaactaaagttcGTTTGGGCGGTTAGTCAGCTTTCTCAACTATTTTCGATTAGGGACAacaattgcaacatttgttacatttttcagctggtgcggttccCTTTCATACCACACTGtgtcaaaacaaagcaaacttattaaaaaaactcaactgtGGTGGCGCTTTACTAAGAACCACTGATGGAAGCGACATGAAATCCTCAGAAAAAGACATGAGTgcagcttccttcttcacaaaatgtaaacaaaaatggagtagcgtcagattttaacTGTGAAgtctggtggtggcagcatcatgttgtgtggatgtttttctgCACGAGGAACTGGTGCGCTTCACCAAAAAGACGGAAAGAACCTTAGTTAGGAGCACTGGAGCCAAATCTCAAATACTGGATCTtccacagctaaaaaaaaaacatttcaacctttttttttaacaatataaagtaaaatcagGCGAAGCTTCTCTTGTTTAAGATCGGTAAATTATTTCTACTTGCTAAATGCAAGacaatatgttttatatatttttaatactttgcaaaaataagaaaaaaaatcacattgtcATAATGTAGACttcagaaaatatattaattcaATGCACTTACAAGAATACTTTCCATattcaatgttttaatttaaacgGAGAAAAGTTTATCataggaaaatattttacattcagactttgtgtattttgtgcAATGCCTTCGagtgcaaagaaaaacacttccAAATcaaatctattattattattattattattattattattattattattaagtttaTTGGTGCGTATTAGAAGTCAAACAGCACAACTACTTTCAGAAAATATGAGCTAAAAAAATCCCCCAATATCACATTCAGTTAGATTACTTTGAGACTTTCAAGCAAATAAagcataaatgaaataaaaaaacaccaaaaacctGCATAATGAGGCTGTTGCATGTTTATTGTTTGGAGTAATTAGTTCCCAAgtgtgtcttttctttttgttctgctaAAATGAGTGAAGATCTGGAAACTCACCTGATTTTaggtatttttgctttgtttagacATTAAGGCTGGCTCTTGAATGAGCaactgatttgttgttttttctccaaagaTCGATTCATTAGCTCCATGTCAGTGCttagaaaacacagaataaactgCCACTTAACTAAGATGAATCACACCGcatcaaataaataacttctgTTATTATATTTTGGTGTCACTACCAGGAAGATGGtaactttaaatgtgaaatatgggtgagaaaaaatgtgaaatacaaGATGGCAGTGTCTGCTTTATTAGAGAATGAACTttagactttgtttttctttcctgtagGCTGCTCGGGCTCTCATGGTGCTCTCCTGCATCTCCTCCGTCTTGGCATCTCTGGTGGCTGTAATGGGGATGAAGTGCACCCACTTTGCTCAACGTTCAGTGGTCAAATCCCCTCTGGTCCTCAGTGGCGGGGTCGGTTTCCTCTGCGCCGGCCTCCTCTGCCTCGTCACCGTTTCCTGGACCACCAACGACGTGATCATGGATTTTTACGATCCCTTTCTTCTCAGCGGGATGAAGTACGAGATCGGCTTGGCTGTGTATCTCGGCTACGCCTCGTCCTTTCTCAGTGTGACCGGTGGGCTGGTGCTgtgctggagcagcagagaaaggTCGCAGGGTCGCCTCCGTGCGCAGACACATCAACCTTCAGCTCCTCTACCTCCCTTCAACAACCTAAACCCCCCTGCTCCTCTCTACAGGCCCCCTGAGGCCCTGAAGGACAATCATGCACCCTCTCTTTGCTCCCTTTCTAGCAGTGGATATCGGCTTAATAACTATGTCTGAAAACATGGAGATAATAActcatgtctttaaaaaaacaccatgTCAAACCAAAAGAAGAACACCTAATTTTTCTGCTTAAAGACCTCGTTTTGAATTGAAAGCAAAACTGAATTATTGAGCTTTCAACTGGAACGCTTGTTCCGTTGTGATGCATTAAATTggccagtaggtggcagcatGTTACAGAAAGCAGGATACAAACCGGACTGTTGGTCAGATTCCAGTTTCTGCAGCACTGAATACGTCACGTCCTCTTACTTTCTTCTTGTGGCCTTTTAGTCAAAACTAAAATAGTCACAGTCATTTTATCCATTtcctttacatttaaattaaataaacatcaattAGTGAAGATTAACATATTCTccttgtggtaaaaaaaatgtttccagatttttatttatttatttatttatttattttcacattttcaaagctAAAGTTTGGCACAAGTCCTGTAGAGTTAGACAGCAAGCTAAACTTTTTAGGTCGTGCAAAACGCCgtcattttcacagattttagtCCTGCTTAACACTAACAGggtcttttgttttctcacaagTAAATGTTCATCCATCAATTTAGTTTTTGAACATTTGCTCTTTCTTTATCTTCagcaaatatgaaataaaactatattaACAGTTATAGTTCTACTGAGACTTTAAATATAAAGTCATCTGGAAGAAATGGAGACTGCATCTTGTGACATGATGGCTTTcctttgttctttaaaatgcttgaaaaagGGATTGAAACGCAATACTTACTGGACTTAATTTTGCAGCACAAATCCACAACACTTGTCATCTAAATGCACTTTATAAATCAAAAAGTCATTTCAAAGTAATCATGCAGACAGATTCGAAGTAAAGTAGAAGCATTTCAAACTGATTGAATATTGTTTGCAAAAGTTAGGTTTTCTGTCATTACAAGAAAATAACTTATGAGGATGTTCTTAAATGTTATTACCATTTTGTTTCCTGAagactttttaattttcctaACATCCCTTCTGATGTTTGCAGGAACCACTAGGTGGCAATAAAGATCTAGAGAGAGAGCAGTCTGGTTCATTATAATCACAATTATCCTTATTTCTTTACGCAGTGCATCTCTGCATATGATGTAGCTTATGTTTaattgttgttgatgtttttagagGATTGTTTGTGGATATTGAATGATAATCTCTTTATGACTCCTTCTTCCTTCCTGTCTCTACCAGTAACACTGTGGAAATGTTTCCGAGGTGTATTTGTGGAAAACCCTCCAATTAGAGGTGGCCTCTGTCTGACCGACTGTCAGCCGCAAAGACAGGAAATTACAGGACCAACATGTCAACAGTCGCTTAATTTATTATCTCTACCCGTCAGATGAGAGGTAGAGAGATGACTAACGgcggaaaaagaaaataaacacacccACCCAAAAAATTGAATTCACTTATGGGGTTGAAGTTATTTACTATAAAGACTGTACCCAGATCTTCAGTCTCTGTTGAATCATAGAGAACAGAAAACTAATTATAGGCTAAATATGTATGTTTATCTATTAGTCTGATTTGGTGAGTAAACACAAACTATCAGTGGGCAAATAAAGGTACAGTAAACATCACAgtttttaactcaaaatatGTCGAATATTCCCAGGTGGGATATTTAATTACATCTAATATAGTTTCCATGCtacaaaaaataatctgctagcCTGTTTAAATCCtggattaaataaatcaaaacttccTACAAAAGCAGTCTATTTTATGACCTTTTGTTGGATGAAATATCCATCATTCTctctaaatttacattttaaccacGTTTCGTCTTTCCTACTTCTTGTTTATTCTAATATCCTGAAACCAAACCCAGTCCAACTCACTCCACAGGACCAAACAAGagggaaaaatgtaaatgcacatcaaattatttcttaataatgGCGTTAAGGACTCATTTCCAACCCATATTTAAACCCCATTACATACAGGTGGGCTGGACGCCTCAGTGATGCAGCACTGAGTGAAAGAACAACAACCAACATTCAGCAATGCATTGTCTTTCTCTCCCATTGTTCCACAGAGAGCATGCAAACAGGTAGAGGTCAGAGTCGGTCATTTTATTCAGGATGTGAAAACCACCGTGAAACATCTTCTTTCAATTAAATGTTCCATTTCTGACAAAGAAAGTTGAAATTTAGGACCATCACATTGTTTAGACTAGTCAGTTTGAAAGACTGTCATCATAAAACTGGAGATTTCAAAGATGATGTCAacttcagcaccatggacagcgCTGACAAATCCGCTTAAAAATTAAAGGCCTTTCAACCAGCTTAAACTTTAAACATCATAACTAATGACTTCATTTGGAGATGATTCATATctaacacattaaaacattcaaacagcCTAAATGTTACCATTTTACTGTCAGATTACACAAATCTAAATCAAACTCCACAtccagaaaagaaacaaaaacagccatttGGAGAACTATCATACTTCACTATatgccattttatttgtttacagaaTATGCAAGATggtaaaaaagacagaaaagggaATGCAGCCTGTTCAACATGTGGCTGAAACAGTTTGGATGAAGTTGCAACAACGTCCAGCTTCTTTGACATTTGGACTGATAGAAAGGACAATGAATGTCGGCTTTACTAATGTAACAttaagagatttttattttgttttgtgctgaagttaaatcaaagaagcaaaatataatgtaaattaGCTGATCATTCTTTTTCagcaaaaatgtacttaatctAATTTCAGGTTGtctttaacaacaaaacatcctctaaaggtttgttttcttaAGTAGCCAATCACTAAGGCTGACATTCTGTATCTTAAGTTGAGATGTTCATGACCCCTGACCTCTATAATGACCTTTGACATACAGGATTTCTCTTCAGACTTCCTTAtctttattttaggatttttgttgttttttattcgAAACTGGTTTGAAATTTGCATGCCGTGATTTGGGACTTGGATTTCATTACTTTCGACTTGCATATCTTGCGTTTGGACACGGATATCTTGACTAGACTTGAGAGTTGAGTAACTTGTGATCTCCAAATGACTATCTATACCAACTCTCATTAAAACCACGGCTGTCTGTGGAGCTGATAATGACATTGTTGATGATTTTTGTTACGTTTTGGTGAGTTAAAATGCAGCATCAGACGTTTTTAGCAAGATTTGCTCATCCCAGAAGTTTAAAGTGAACTAAAGAACCAAAGTCGTCTTTGTAAAAGAATTACATGCGAGTAAAAGCGTCTTCACCAGGAGAGAAAAACGTGAACCAGCGGCGAAATATCGTTAATCAGGCCTGAGACGTAACCTGGCAAAGGTTTCAACCACTGCCAACATAATATTGGAAAGCTTTTCCGGTGAGGTAGTACGTCACGCCACTCTCTATTAGTTGCTATTTTCGTCCAGCCCTGGAGGACATTCATCCACCATCTACCCACCCTGACAGCTCCCAATAAACCCACCACTCCCATTCATCTCCATCCCTCCAGCCCAGCTCCACCCTCTTTCACCCTCCCTCGCTCCTTCTCCTCTCCGCGGATCTGACCGGGCAGCTTcgtgagtttaaaaaaaataaacctcctTCGTTGaattggggggtttttttgcgCCAGGGaggaatacacacacacaaaaaaagtggCGTTATTCTTACCAggacatctttgttttttgttcttttttcaaaagaGTTTGTGTCATCTGTTTAGACCAATCTCTCCAACAGAACGGTAAGAAATTcactgtttgcttgttttgtttatttagattatttaagtGAAGTGTAGTGCAACTGCATTTTGACCGTCCTGAGAGatgatttaaagaaatcaaTAAAGCCTCATGGAGAAAAGGTGTAAGCATAAAAAGGTTTAATGCACCGTCCTAGACTGAAACTATGTTTTCACCTGTTTTAGTTAGATTTTAATAAACTGCGTGCATGTTGACGTCGACGTTTTGTGTTTTGGGAATGACAACTGGGCTGTTACGCATGGAAGTAAAAATgtaactgctaaaaaaaaataaaaaataaaaaaaaaagcttatacATGCCAAAAACTACAAAGAAGAGCAGTAGAGAAAGCAACGAGGCGCCCCGAATGGATACGtttggattctttttttgttttcctgactTTTAAACTTgtaagttgataaaaaaaaaaaatgttttttacacacAAGGAATAACgatgtttgtattttcttttttttttggtgttctTCAGGGAACTGTAATTCCCGCAACCACTGCAGATGGTACCCATATTTTAAACGAGACTACACGCCTTTTCATTCTAAAATACTTGAACATTtgataattgtttttcttttgcaagcaGGAAATTAGTCAAAATTATGTACTTGGTAGTTTTTGTtggggaaattatttttataataaataactaTTTCTATCCCTAAAGTtgtcaaaacagttttttccatGTAAAGAGGTTGTGCGTAAAATAGATAACGCTTTTCTTCCAATACTTTAACCGCACGAAGTCATAATGATGCGGTTGCGCATTAGACTACAATGCGCAAAATGTTTCGGCCAGTTCGGACTTGGGCTTCTgcatatattttgtatttattataacATTTAACCAGGTTTTTCTCATTGCGATCAAAAgatcaaaaataagaaaatgcattaatttgtttctgtttcctttcagTTTCCTCTATGAGTTTCCAGTCCGTTCCCAGTAGCACTTGATCCCGGTGGGAAGCTGAAGAGGAGGTAAAAATGACGATCCACGTCGAGGGTCTCGTGGCCATCGTCCTCTTCTACGTCCTGATTCTTTTCGTGGGGATCTGGGCCGCGTGGAAGAACAAGAACTCCGGAGTCGGTGAAGGCGGAGACCGCAGCGAGAGTATTATGGTCGGGGGCAGAGACATTGGGCTGTTCGTGGGAGGATTCACGATGACCGGTGAGGTGAAGGGGCTATGAAGATGATTCATTTGTTCACGAGTGTCTGTTTAGTCCAAATAGTCCGAATTTTACGCACGGACCTTCACGAAACGGCCACGAATATTCCTTGGCTCCAAACgtctaaaatgcaaaaaggaaagtgtttttaaaaaatgttttgttttttcctcagcCACCTGGGTAGGAGGGGGATATATAAATGGAACAGCAGAGTATGTCTACCTGCCAGACTACGGCCTGGCCTGGGCTCAGGCACCCTTTGGTTACGCTCTCAGCTTGGTATTAGGTGAGAATCATTAGATTATAGTTATTGCTTTATTTGGAGCCACATAAAGGAAAAAATGCAAAGGAactaagaaaatatatacatccaCTTCTACACAAATATACAGTAATATACATACAGTAAGGACAAGACATTGTCTGAGTCAtccaatttatattttatataacaaTACTTTAGTTAGTTGTAAACAACAATGCATTTCACTGAAAAGGAGTGAAAAGATATTTACTCCTACTCCCTATGTATAAATTGTATAAAGTTTCATTTGCATGTCTTGTGAATTCTATCAATggtatttgaaaagaaaagtataaaaaagtTTCTGCATAGTTGCTGTGTCAGATTAGCTTGGCCATTGCCTTTCTAGGAAAAAAAGTTCTTGCTTCCAGCTCAGTGTGGGCTCTCTCCTTATTTTTACTCCTAAAAGTATTCTTACTTTTAGGAGTAAAAATAtacctaaaagtatttttttcctaaaataaatgtaattgagtaaatgtaaccagttactacccaactctgaa
Proteins encoded:
- the LOC103461135 gene encoding claudin-14 gives rise to the protein MASVAVQLLGFFLGLLGFAGTIVATLLPHWRSTVYMGSNIITATAYMKGLWMECAWHSTGVYQCELYRSLLALPPDLQAARALMVLSCISSVLASLVAVMGMKCTHFAQRSVVKSPLVLSGGVGFLCAGLLCLVTVSWTTNDVIMDFYDPFLLSGMKYEIGLAVYLGYASSFLSVTGGLVLCWSSRERSQGRLRAQTHQPSAPLPPFNNLNPPAPLYRPPEALKDNHAPSLCSLSSSGYRLNNYV